The nucleotide sequence ATTAATGTACAGCTAGCCTCTGTCGCGATATGTAAGTTACTATGCACACAGCAGATTCTTGCTCCGCGTACCTTACTCTGTGCTTATTTGTGAAAAGGGGACTGTTTCGGGAGGGAAAAGGCCCAATCTTGCCAAGAGGGGTTGCACTGACAGGCTATGCCGAGGCGCACGCTTTCAATCCGGGTCAGAGGGAACTGACGCTCATTGAGAACTGCATGAATACACACGAATAGAAAAGTTGTGTTCAGTTAACCGATGAAATCAGAGAAAAAAACAGGGCTGTGCAATCTTTTCTTATTGCCGTCTGCGGTCCAATTGCATTCGTTTGTCTCTGAGCGACTAAGGTTATGGGAACAGGACAAAAAATGTATTCTGCCTTTTTGACACCCTCGCCAGTGACAATACACACAGTTTCAGGCTCTGGACGAAAATGTTATGTATTGTTGCTTGAGTTGTCATATATACTTAGCCTAGTATTTTCACATTGCAAAGCACACCTGAATAACCAAACACTTACAAGTAATTGATTTATTagacaaaagttttaaaaaattgacATATTTCTTTGTAACTTTTCGAAAAGCATGTCTGTAGTCAAAGTCATGGGGCGACAATCAAAGACAAGTTAAGGTAAAACTATTTGTGTTTAAAGATATAACATAGTTAAAAGTTGATATAAATAAGCCAAACTCGTAAATAAATTTCTtccataatattaaaattattcacTGTTTTTCATATCTAATAACACTAATGATGTTATACAGTTCCAAAATAATCTGCTTAGTGATAAAACATGTTTCTGCCTTAGCATGCTTTTGACCAACAAGTGAATGTTGTCTGAAAGAACACAATGAAAAGGGTCTGCTGGAAGTGATTGAGACTTCCATTTACCAATGAGTCTGTCCGTTGCAGATAAACTTGGAGTTAAAAGGAGTATCTCGCGATAGACtaccaataaataaaaagttttttagaGAATTTGTATTTAGAGACTTTCTATGACATAGCCTATGTAATGCAACTTTAATAATTATGAACATGAGTGAAATGATGAAAGCAGCCTTATTATTGTCGGTTGTATGAGCTAAAATTGCTGTTTAATCTGCCTTTAAAAGGATAAACTGGAGGAGGAAGGTGTTAAATCAGTTTACTGTGGCggttaaaaacagcttaaacaaaATTGTTAATTATTAACTCCTTTTCAGTAAAAGTCAATTTTGACTTCGTTGCAATAATTTGTCTACAAACTTGGCAAGTAGTTTATATGATAACTTTATTAGTGTATTCATTAGTGTAATACATTGTATTTTACATCAAATAGTTTGTTTGTTGAAGCGCGATGTAAATATTCTGGAGCAAACTTCTAATGTTCTAAATAAAGTGCTTTTATGGTTTTCTGTTTGTGCATGCGAATTAGTTATACTCGCCCACAGGGAGCTTTCTCCTTGCCTAGCTCAATTTTGAATGAATAGCCGTTTCGTTGACTACAATGGGACACTGGGCCAGGGGAGGAGTTCCCCATGACTAGTCAATTTAATGGAGCCTTCACTTAATTTTTGTATTGTGCACATTTGCACCTGATTGTTAACAAAATTATGtcatttgttttgaaaatgtttctgTAATGTGTGTATGGAAGAATTCTGTTGAACGTTACATGAGTGATAAACATTTCATGCACTCCGAGAAGATAGTTCGAATGTTGTTGTAAAAAATGACTTGTGGAAATGACACACAAAATACAGTTTTATAACAAAATTGAATACTGTATTTTCAGTTTAGAAACGTATACATTAACAGAAACACGCAAGAAAGTAGTATTGAATTATAAGCGCTGGACTGGAAACATGAAGTAGACTTGGTCAGTCGATGACGATATCCAATATTTTCTTTTGCATTAATCTCGACTGATAATTCATAGTCACTAGCGTTCTTTTCATGGCATAAAACAGAGAAACAAAACGCCTAGAGCACTTAATAGTTACGTTTTGACGAATAGTTTATGTAGGGACACCAAGCCAAGAAAAGTGAACAGGGATAGAAAAGAGAATGGGTATAGCAATATTATTTACAGACGTATTTCTACACATATATTACAGACTGGGAGAATGATCGCATTATTTAAGATATACATAATTCAATATAAAATctcgaaataaaaataaaaatctgatacAGTCATAACGATTCAGTTCCACATTTGACCAGTACCCCACACAGGCAGTGACAGAAGTGTAGTAAAAAGGTGCTTACGACTCAAATGATTGTCTGatgaacataaaagaaaaaaggatTGCATCCTGGCTGCTCGTCGTCACTCGgactaaaacagaaaaaaaggcgTTGGACACCGCTTTCTGGTAATTCCCTCGTCACGGTGGTCCTGGTAGACATAATAAACGTGGGGCATTTCCCCATAtacaaaaatgagaaaaaaaaaatatagatatatatataatatatcatgcAAGTGGTGGGGTGGGGGAAAGGTGTGGGGTCCATTGAAAGCGCTTGAAAAAAGACGTGCTTTTatgcttttctttttataataGTAATATCGATTGGTCCTTTTTCATCTTCCCCGATAATTAATAAAGTTTTTTCAGGTCCATTCTCCTTTATATATTTCTCTGTTTGCGTATCATACGTCGCATTCCGAGTCACTTGATGTTACTGAAAGAATTGACGTGCCCGTGTCGACTCGCTCTGTCATACTCGAGACACTGGTTGTTGGACTAGCCGCAGTTGATGGCGACTCCGCCGAACTCCGTGGGGTGCAGCCGGATTCTGAAAGGGACCGCATGCCATTCTGCCCTATTGCTTGATGCTGGAGCCTATAGCAGGAAAATGAGAGAATGGTATGTTATTGAAATGTAAAAGTCTTAGGCCTTTTTTCTCCACTTAAATGCACCTTCATTTACACGCAGTTAATATGCTATATTtaacagctttttaaaaatagACACGAGATAtctaaaataaagagaaagttcaACTTgcttatttaaaactatttacatgAAGGGAATGCTATAGCTACGTTTCTGGAAAGCGGTTATAAACAATGCACGGTCGCTAGAAGAATTAGTCCACATGCCAAAATAATAGCATGTCTACAGTCTGTCGTCGAAATTTGATTGACTTCCtagaatatttttttacttgcaaTGATACAAATAAGTATTATTCCGATTTGtatgtttacatgttcaaatcAGCTGACGTCAGTTGAAGATTACTGTCTTGGTATGTTATACATGAACAAAAATCGTAtaggtcatttattttattaattatccaGTCAAGTGCTTtttgtagttctatgcaataAATGATATATATCAGTTCCATTGTTAAATGTGCTATTTCGTTCCCAAGATACACagtaatatatatgttttttccatttggaaGGAACATATTATTTGACTAAATTTAAAATCACTTTATGAATGAAAAGATTACAGATGTAACAGTCATAGAATATAATAGTTCTTTGCAAAATAtacaacaattttatttataattgtgaCTTATTTATCAGAGTATGCTGTGTACGTACATTTAAAACTATTTGTATTTACATTATCATGTAGCAAATCTGTTGAAAAGAATGTTTGTGGTAAACTACACGTAAGAATTACTTTGTTACAATATTAGTAACATAAAtctattgttaaataaatattaaaagagaCAAATGCTAAAAGTACAGTTTGTTTATTTCTACAATAAGGAATTATACACgtctattgttttgtattatccaacattttaatatgaatttacgACCAATGCTTTCTTAATTAAAATTGAATACTTCACATGCCAAAGTCTATAAAAGGCTATTTTATAACTGGGGAGCATATCTGTGTTGAGAAGCATAAACACGTTTGATTTTGTTATTTTGATTATGTAAAAATTAATCAGAGGAACCCCCTTTTTATTAGCTTATATTTACAGTTTAATGAAAACGATTAAATAGTTGTATCTTGCTTAAAGGGTTTGGTTgagactttttaaacattttagccTACACAACTAAAAAGCCGTCGTTTTCCATCCCTCATTTGTTGTAATCTTTATAACCTATTTGATTCTGCTTGTATATTTCTCAACAAATCATTAATGGCTATACATTTAATAACTATTTACGCACACAATTTCTGTAGAACCGTAACAATACATAACATGACTGACCTGTTTTTTGCTGCCGCTGCCCTGTCTCGTTGTCTCCTGTTTTTAAACCAATTTCCGACCTGTGTAGGAGTGAGTCCAGTGGCTTGAGCCAGTTCCCTTTTCTTGCTGGGGTTTGGGTAGGGGTCCTGAAGGTACCACTCCCGTAACAGACTCCGCGTTCGCTCCTTAAAACAATGCGTCTTCTGCTCACCGTCCCAGATGGTTCTAGGCAGGGGGAACTTCTTTCGCACCCTGTACTTATCAACCGGTCCTAGGGGACGCCCGCGTAGTTTCTCGGCCTCCTGATAGTGAGCCTCTAGCCACATCGCTTGTAGTTTACCATGCGAGTCCTTGGTAAACTTGTGGTTCTCCAAAATGTGGTAGAGATCGCGAAAATTGCCGGTGTGAAAGGCGACAACAGCCCGGGCGCgtaggatggattcatgcttgtTGATCGCCTCGCAAGCACCCGGTGCCACTGGAAGCGACCATAGGAAGCGACCCAGCCGCTCGATGTCCCCGGTCTCCTCCAGCGTCTCGCAGACGCTCGCCACTTGCTCTGGAGAGAAGTTTAGGGTCGGTAGCTGAAACATTGACAAGTCTTCGGGAGACCTGGTGCTGGGCGCACTGCTCGCCAAGAGCAAAGGGCGATCAGCAAAGTTTGGCAGGAAGAAATGAGAGGGATAAAGCTCTAAAGGCGATCTGAAAACCATGGAAATGACCTGAGAGAGAGGGAAATTTGCGAAGGAAAAAAGAACGACGAATTCAGATTGAATGATTCAATAGCTATCGCCTAATGACACCAGCCTCATAATATCTCCCCCTAAATCCACCGTGAGTGTAGCATTGAAATATTTTGTTTCGCTTTTCTATTGGTCTTCTTGGTGTCGTTGTAGGGTTGTCATGGCAGCCCTGCCAATCACTGTCAAGCGTGCCAATCATTAGCCAGTACGTAGAGGCTTTCACCACTTCGGCTGCACGCACGGGGGGTTATCAGGAACTCCAATCTCAACAGCTCCCTCCCTCCCATGACTCGTGTGAAGTCGAGGCAGAGTCTCGCCTATTTGTTGAATGGAATGAGCAATTAGTGGGTGGAATATTATTGTGATCTTAACGAGGCTCGTTAAAGTTAAGAAGATATGTAGGGAGAGAAGGCAGGGGTGGGGTCTCGGGATGACTGTCACGGACATGGGAATTTAAATGAAGCGCTAAAACGGAACCTACTGTAGGTGCACAGATAGGCTATTTCATTCTTTACCGCCACTAGAGAAGATAGGCTACGATGTTACGCCGGGTCGCTTATCTCAGAAATACAGCAGCCGTAAAACACGTttgaattttgtatttaaaagcaTGCGCGTATTTGTTCGCTTTGTGGCTAGCTCCCGGAACGTTTTGCGATACGAACGCGTCTCGACGACGTGACCGACCGCTATTCTCACAGTGACAACCGTCGCGCATCCCTGTGGCTGCGCTGATGCTTTTTTATGCTCAGACCAAACCACTGGCGCGTAGCCCATAGTTGTTTATAAAAGCACGTGACCATTGATTcgcatttaatgtttatttcatgtcAGTTACAACACAGTTATACAAATTCAATTTACGCACTCCTTTAAAAGTCGTTAAAATTCGAAAGAATTTACACAAGAATGAAGGACATAATCTATATGTCACGAGGTTCGGCTTGCAGGGGCGTGTTGGAATGGGCTTCGTGGTTGGTATCAAAGAGTTTGTGCTGAATTATATTTAGACATTGCTAAGTTGCTGTTAAATTTGTGCGCGTTGACTCGATCAATAACGTATTGTGAGAACAATAAGAGGCGAGAGACAATCCAGACTTTCTTTATTCTAATGCTAAAACAATTTTCTGCATTTTCCACAATAGCTCAATggttaaagtcttaaatttctctTCCAGGTCTTGACTTCAAATACGTTCTTAGGAATAATCTgattatttaaaaagatatttttcatGAACTCACATTCCTGTTCTGGTTATACTGTCATAGATTTACACATGCACTGCaagctcgtgtgtgtgtgtggcagaaaGGGGCGGGGAAGAGGTTTTAAATGGAAGTATTGGGTCACGTTGTGTCTCCAGGATCAAATCTGTTTGTTCTTCTGTCACAGGAAACTTAAGTGAAGTAATTCCAAGTGGCACTTGAAGTGGTCCCTTTGGAAAGCTTTTTGGACTGGAAATAACCTGTTACTTCATCGTTGgccatattttaaaaattaacaagTTGGTCTAGCTATTTTAAATTTACCTTGCTATAGCATATATTATGGGATTTGTTcttaaaagtgtgttttttttcgcATGGCACAGTTTTTTTTCGCATGGCACATATATTTTGCAAAAAGTTCCCGACAATAAGTTTGTTAATCACTTTGTTTAACATAACCTTTGTTTTCTTTAAGCAAGTAATTAGCATGCCCAAATAAGTTCATTCACCTGGTTTAATCGTCTGTTTATCCGCTAGCTTTCACTGCTCTGTTCTATGCCAAAATCAGCGGGGAGCGAGGTCTTCAATACCGCTGAACGTTTAGCTTCGTCTTTGTTTATTTACTGACAAAGACTTCGCAATAAGAAAGTAATAGCCAGTGGATTATCTCGCAGTTCAACGTATAGAATATGTATAATTGTTTTCGTCAAAATTGTAGTATTTCTAAGTGATCTGACATTAGAGGACTTAACACGTAATTTCGGCTATCATTCTCTCTGAGAGAGTCATATAGCCCAAATAAAGCTATACGTTGTCACAGCATGCCAGAGATCACTGAGAAAAGCTCGGTCGTATGAGGAGGTAAGTAAACCATTTCTTAGCTCTCGATTCAAACTTGCTCTCACTTCTTATCACACTAAAATGTGTCCTCCCATCCTCTCTCCAAATGTTGGCAACTACGCGGTTAACATGCATGAGTAATTTTGTGCATTGTGTGGTGAGTCGGGGACTTGCAAGTGTTTGAGAAGGAAAGGGCACGGGACAATGCCATCTCCCgttaaagattttatttaattttaaacgctttttatgtttttatacatCCACTTAGGTCATTACACACTGCCAAGCAGGAAATCGATCTTCAGGTGACGGCGAAAGACAGTTCTATTAAGAGACTTCTTCTCCGGAGCGAAGCGATGGTTTGagtctttctttttcctttttttcttaaaCTAACTTTGTTGTTTTCGAAACTTTGTTGTTCCATCGATTCTGATCCATTGTTCACACCTTTTGcccttgcattacatttttattcgtttgttttttttcagcgtTTTTcttgctttcattcatttataaattagGGACTAGCTATGTTTTCTACTGCGTTAAAAAAAACATCTCCGTCTGAAATGGCTTGATTGAAATGAGTCCATGAGCTCTGTGCTGCTTCAAGTGTGTAGCCTGCGTCTTTGCATCCTATAAGTTGGAagcatattatttttaaattgctaATTGTTCTGAAAGACTCACCAGAGAGTTGATCAAGTTCTTAAGAGTATTTAGGGCTTTCGTAAAAGACACCAAGTAGATCATAATGCGATGGTGGTAGGTTAATCAGTAAGCATCGTTCAGAACCGCCTAGAGTCAAGCATATTCCCAGTTTATCTATTTTAAAGTTGTCATCCTCTGCCGGGACGTTGCTCTCCACTCCGTGAATCACGCGAGACAAGTGCAGCTTGCAGCGTTGTGGGGCCGTCGTAACGGGGCGCAAATGCCCCTTTCTATTCGCTCTGCTTAGGGTCTTAACCTCGGCTGTATTTTGAATCTGCTTGTCTTGTAAATTGTAGGTAACACAATGGAGGCGTTTTATTACTTCTGGTTATATTATGTCACACCTACTTAGGTAGGTAGCCAAGATACCATTCttggaatatttaaaaatgtttagtgaCAAGTTTTAGATATGTGTTATTTGTTAAAGGAGGatattttaactgtttttgcGGATCATCGAACCCTTGTGAAATTCTTCATGACTTACtaaatttagcattgtttttttctgCAGGGGGGTTGTTGATTAATTATTTGCATTAGCTatacaacatttttatattatattttgtcttGTTTGCTGGGGGAGGGAGGCGACATTCTAGCACCATTTTAACAAGAGATGCCCCCCACCACTACCCCCCTTTTTGTGTGGTCTCATTAAGTGGACATCCTGCTAGGTCTGGGGAGTTATACGGGAGCTGTCCAATCACTGCATTTGCACGGCTTGTTAGCGACATTTAATGAGGGTTCTCTGCGAACCAAGTGAATGGCGCTTCAATGTTAGATTTACCTTGTGTCAACTCGTTACTTCTAATGAAGCCATTGGAGGTTTCGCTAGTGAATGGAGCCGGACGCCTGGAACTGCAGGCCCTCTTTCTTCCGGTTTCTCTTAGTGCTTTGGCTTGGACCAAATCCACACTTTGTGGTGTGGGTCGTGATGACGTGCACTGTGTTTTGGGGTCGGAGGGAGTAGCGGAGATATTCTTATGAAATTAGATACGTTGTATCCATTCTATTTAATTGATTATGTTGATTTCAAGACCTCATTCAGGATCAACGTCACACCCGTAACCTGTGAGAGATAAACTAATTCTTCTAGCCCCCTCCTCGCGATTAATGTAGTCTTCAATCTCAGGCATGTGCTACTACCGCACACAGCGCACTTCTTTAGTATTCATATCATAATCTACAGATTTTTCCACTGTTTTGACATTTAGACAATTTTGTTCGATGCTTTTAATCTGGTTCCAGATGTTTCTGTGCGGCTCTAATCAgtttgttttataatataatagtgATTATTAGAGACGCCTTCTTAGATTTGGATGTAttctagaaaatgtttttaaaaacagtgtcatatctatctatctatctatctatctatctatctatctatctatctatctatctatctatctatctatctatccatctatctatctatctatctatctatctatctatctatctatctatctatctatctaatatatatatatatatatatatatatatatatatatatatatatatatatatatatatatagtctactGATGTGAGAGAatctaatttttattattattgttttacgaATGTGTACAATTTGTgacaaaactttaataaaaaaatataaatctgtagATTTAACGATAACTTTAACACATTTATGAACCAAAGGGACAGCATAATGTTTCCATAAAATTTGGTATACGTATTTTGAATTAGGCTGTTTTGATTTTATCTTGCATTTCGTACTGGTAATCTATTAGTTGTTTCGTCACTGTTGATCAGGTGCAAAACGACAAGATATAACCATTGAAGATGTCATAACGACCCGAGGCAAGCCGACAATAATTCATAAACGCTGCCAATCTGTCACGTTGCATTCACGAAGAGTTTTGTGTTGGAGCTTTTAAATTGGCAGAATGTAAAACGCTGGTCTGCGCCTAGTACGACAACCCAATCTGGAGCAAATCGTCAACATGGGCAAATTATTAGCGCCTCAGTTGAGCTACTGCTGAAAGGGCAGACccattcatgattttttttgtctcttcATCCACTCTCCTTCAGTCATTCATActatataataattcaatttaGGGATGTTGTAAAAACGAGACTCGGTGGGATGTATTTGGAACCTttttcactttaatttatttcgtccttttaaataattacataatttaatttataattaagaTAATTATTTACATGTGATTGATTTGTGGATTAGGGCACGCGTTTCTGCTTTCCACCCTTCGAAATGTTATCGCTGTAATATGGATTTGCATCAACACGTCAAAAGTGCAGAGATAAAATGTTTGTGGGgaaaacagcaaaaaacaaaagTCCTATTATTGAGATAGATATTGTTAAAATGGGAATAAACTGGCATGAACTTTAA is from Danio aesculapii chromosome 13, fDanAes4.1, whole genome shotgun sequence and encodes:
- the six3a gene encoding LOW QUALITY PROTEIN: homeobox protein SIX3a (The sequence of the model RefSeq protein was modified relative to this genomic sequence to represent the inferred CDS: deleted 2 bases in 1 codon) translates to MVFRSPLELYPSHFFLPNFADRPLLLASSAPSTRSPEDLSMFQLPTLNFSPEQVASVCETLEETGDIERLGRFLWSLPVAPGACEAINKHESILRARAVVAFHTGNFRDLYHILENHKFTKDSHGKLQAMWLEAHYQEAEKLRGRPLGPVDKYRVRKKFPLPRTIWDGEQKTHCFKERTRSLLREWYLQDPYPNPSKKRELAQATGLTPTQVGNWFKNRRQRDRAAAAKNRLQHQAIGEWHAVPFRIRLHPTEFGGVAINCG